One window of the Mauremys reevesii isolate NIE-2019 unplaced genomic scaffold, ASM1616193v1 Contig110, whole genome shotgun sequence genome contains the following:
- the LOC120392712 gene encoding B-cell receptor CD22-like: MTPIRTNKLIIDSLAWYLNPVYDVEKKDFSGTVLYKHNAAISPAFAGRVRFLGDLEKDCSLQLSDLRASENGLYGLRLIVSNPRQKQEEKKWMTRISVNVTASPPAPQIQAPSELRESIPAQAVCSVAYYCPDYPITLTWVGLGHGTPEPTTRMDSGRTQSSLTFTPTWQDHGKNVTCRLSTPAGTPSSESSVVLDVKCAPKGVRVELVTGSPIQERTTVVLKLLTAGLIRRQQLHMVQKRAASQNKPSRSLARQDPSQPVRFHHCEPQNRVGMSESPAITIDVQCP, encoded by the exons ATGACCCCCATAAGGACAAACAAACTGATCATCGACTCCCTGGCCTGGTACCTGAACCCTGTGTATGACGTTGAGAAGAAAGATTTCAGTGGCACCGTCCTGTATAAACACAACGCTGCCATCAGCCCGGCCTTCGCAGGGCGCGTGAGGTTCCTGGGGGACCTGGAGAAAGATTGCAGCCTGCAGCTGTCTGACCTGCGGGCCAGCGAGAACGGCTTGTATGGGCTGAGACTGATCGTCTCGAACCCCAGGCAGAAGCAGGAGGAGAAGAAGTGGATGACTAGGATCAGTGTGAATGTGACgg CTTCACCTCCAGCTCCTCAAATCCAAGCACCCAGCGAGCTCAGGGAGTCAATCCCGGCCCAGGCAGTTTGCTCCGTAGCCTATTACTGCCCCGACTACCCCATAACCCTGACGTGGGTCGGTTTGGGGCATGGAACCCCTGAGCCCACCACAAGGATGGACAGTGGAAGGACTCAGAGCTCGCTGACTTTCACACCCACCTGGCAGGACCATGGGAAAAATGTAACCTGCCGACTCAGCACCCCGGCTGGGACACCGAGCTCCGAGAGCAGCGTGGTGCTGGACGTGAAAT GCGCCCCAAAGGGCGTGCGTGTTGAATTGGTGACCGGCTCTCCAATCCAGGAAAGGACCACGGTTGTGCTCAAATTGCTCACTGCAGGGCTCATCCGCCGTCAGCAACTACACATGGTACAGAAGCGGGCAGCATCCCAGAACAAACCCAGCAGGAGCTTGGCCCGACAAGATCCATCCCAACCAGTCCGGTTCCACCACTGCGAGCCTCAGAACAGAGTCGGGATGTCGGAGTCGCCAGCCATTACAATTGATGTGCAGTGCCCAG